The genomic window ACCCTGTCCAGTGCATGCCATGCAGCGCAAGCACCAGATTCGTTTCGCGCATCCATCCGGGGACATCTCTGCGCGTCTCCCAATCGGGGATGCTAAATGCCTTCTCCAGATGCGCGTAATGCGGACGGGCCGCAGCCTCCAGGCTTGAGGCATATCCAACACGCCAGCGGCAGCTGGTAATTCTATTGCTGCGCTCCCATCCGGCGGCTTCGTAAATCAACTCAGTGCGATAGCCCGCATCGCCCGGCTGAAGATAGTAGCGCACACCACGCACCTTCTCTTGCTCCGCTGAGAGCACAAAATACTGTTGCGGAGACTTTTCGATGAGGACAAGCGGCGTCGTCAGTCCTCCGCCCAGATAGGGGTATTGCAACAGAACTTCATTGTCTTTCGGATCAAAGAACTGGTTCGCAGAAGGTGAAATTCGTCCGCGAGGAACGCCGCGCAGCACCGTTGCTATGGATCTGATGGGGCGGTCCATCTCAGCGCTGACTTGCCATAGGATGTTGCTGCCATCACGCCGGACCAACGCTGTCAGATGCCCTGGAGCGGTCATCTGACCTCCGGCCCAGACAAACTGCGAGCATTCAATCTCTATGCCATCGCTCACAGTCCGCACCTGGACATGCGCCGCGTCCAGCCCATAGGTGTTTTCAAACGTAAAGACGCGAAATCCGAATTGCAGGCCGGCAAAGGCGACAGATGGTTCAGGAAAGTCATAGCTGAACTTGAAGAAACTCTCGCCCCGCGGAGGAAGATAGACGCCACTGCTCGACGTAAGCGGAATAACCTGCATGTTTCCTGCTTCTTGAGCGAAAGTGCTTGCTGGAAAAGTGGCCATGCCAAACTGAGTGGCCGCAAGGGCCACTCCACCTTTAAGAAGATCGCGCCGGGAAAATGGGTCCGTCATGTTATGCCGATTTTGTATTCACCTTCCAGTACACGCTGTACCGCTCATCAAGTACCTGATAGAGCGGAATGAGCGATACCTGTTTGCTCTGACCTTTCGTCTGGAACTTAAGTCCATCAGTTTTTTCCAGCCAAGCCGTGAGATCTTTCGCCGAGGTTGTTGCCTCAGGCATTGGATAGCCTTGGAACTTCCGATCGTCCGGACCATAGTCCCCGTGAATCAGGGCCTGGGTCAGTCCATCCCTTCCCATCTCTGCAGCCAGTACCAGCGGACCATACATCGGGGCCTGAATGGTATTGTCGTCGGGCAGCGGAGCAACGTGCAGCTTCATCGGCAGAGAAACCTCGACCTTGTCACCGTCATGCCATGTACGATGAATCTCAGCGTATGTGCCCGGTTCTGCTTTGGTCTTTTCTGTTTTGCCATTGATCCTGATGGAAGCACCTTCTGCCCAGTATGGGACCCGAACCTTAAGGCCCAGGGCTGTAGGCTTCTCGGTTCTCAAGGTCAGCGTGGTGGCTTCTTCTTCAGGGAAGTTGGTGTCCTGCACCAAACGAATTCCCTTCTCCTTCCAGTCCACTTCTGAACCGATAAACAGGTTCACATACAGGTCCTTGTCGTCGTGAAAGTAGATGGAGTCATTTGTCTTGGAATACTCTTCAACGCCTGTGCCGGTGCAGCACCAGAAAGAATGGAACGGCGTACCGAAGGTCTTCCAAAAGCCCGGCTTCAGCGGAACATAATACATCAGCATTCCGTTGGGGTCCTGCGTGCCCAGCCGGACATTAAAGAGCAATCTTTCGTAGTAGTCCATGATGCGCGGGTCCACACTCCATCCGTAGACGTGGCGCGAGAGCTTCATCATGTTATAGCTGCAGCAGCACTCCTGCGCGGCAGGACCAAGCTGATCGGCGAGTTTTCCCGCCGCTTGCCAGAACTCTCCATTGCTGGTGCCACCCGTGGCGTAGGTGTGCTCAGCGACACATTCGCGCCAAAAGTAATCAGCAATCTTGTGGTATTGCTCTTCTCCGGTCAGCTCATAGCCGCGCGCAGCACCAATCACCTGTGGAATGTGTGTGTTCGCGTGTATGCCAGCCAGATCGTCCTGGCCTTGGGCCAAAGGACCAAAGAATTTCTTCTTTGTAAAACGCTGGGCAAGCTGCAGATACTCCTGCTTACCAGTCAGTGCGTAAAGATTGAAGAGGACCTCCTGCATTCCCCCGAACTCGACGTTGAGGATCCGCTGAAAATCTTCGTCGCTGATGGGAGCAACATAAGCATTCGCCCAGGCCGCCATCTTCTCGGCCGTCTGCAGAGCCTGCTTGTTGCCGCAATGGACATACATGTCCACATGACCAGCCATAATTTTGTGATAGGTGTAGAAAGGCGCCCACACCTTCTGGTGGTTGCGCAGCCGGTCATAAAAATCCTCCGGATAAGCACCCAGATAGCCATTCGCTTTCTGGCACTTTGCCAGTTCGGCCACCAGAGCATCGCCTTTGGTCTTGACCGCTTGATCGCCGGTGCTAGCATACATCAGCGCATAGGCGGAAAGAATATGCCCGCCTGCAAAGTGTCCACGAAGTTCACATTTTGGGTCCTCCCATCCGCCCAGGGGCTCTGCGTTGGAAGGCAGCCCCGCAGTCACGCGAAACATATGCACAAGACGCTCATTGGGCAGAGAGAGGATGTAGCGTAGGTTGATCTCCTGCGCACGCTGCATCGGCCCGCTGCGCAAGCGGACTGCCGTCATCGGAAAGGGCCGCACCTTCCAGAAAACCTTTTCGTAACCGCCCGGGCGGTTGCTTGCAGGAACGTCTGTGACTGCATCCTGCGCCAATGAGCTGTGCGAAAGCAAAGTTGCGGCGGCCGCCGCGGAAGAGGCCGAGGCAAGGAAATGTCTGCGCGAAATGGAATGCATCATGGAAACACCTGTCTTGGTTATACAACCGGAAATACTGTTCTTCATGGTACTTGAGCTGCCATGGAAAAATTACTTGAACTGGTCCAACACAAAAATACAGCCGCGGCAGGAGGCCACCGCGGCCGTTAGCGAGTCGCTAAAAGTCCACATTTACCCGAAGCTCAATCTGCCGGGGCCCACTGGTCTCATAGCCTGTCCCAAAGCTGGGATTCTGTACATTGGCCGCCGCCAAACCGTAGCCGCCGCCATTTCCAAAGTAGGGATGATTCCACGCGTTCAGGAACTCGCCCTGAAATTTGAAATTGATATTTTCCCGGATGGGGAACCGCTTCGTCAGAGAGATGTCCTGACCAAACGTGTGCGGCCCGTGCAGATACACAATCTGTCCGAAGGTACCCGCAAGGGTGTTCGGATTCAGATAGGTTGTATTTGCTCCTCCACTGGCGCTGGCCAGATACTTCTTGTCGATTAAATCTACAAAAGTTGCACCGCTTCCTCCATTTTCAGAGGCAGAGATGCGGTGGACCCCGACTGCGTTTTGCAATTGAGATGAAGTGACACCACTGAGCTGTACGCCTCCGTCTCCGTAGTCATTAAAAGTGGAGTTTCCACCGTTCAGACGGAATGGGAGGCCGCCTTGAAATGTCAGGATCGTTCCTACGGTCCAGTTACCCACGAAACGGTCGAGCAAACTACCAGAGTTCAGCCATGGTTTTCCTGTTCCGAAAGGCAGGTCATAGGTACCGCTCAAATGCAGGACGTTGTGAATGTCAAAGAGCGCCGGCCCATACGACTTGGCAAGGTTTCTCACCGTGTAAATGGGAGATCCGGCCGTCCATTCATTGTCCGTGGCAGTTCCCAGAGTATGGCTCCAGGTGTAATTCGCATCAAATTGCAGCCCACTCCAGGCATTCTGACGGAAGTCTACCTGCAAAGCGTTGTAATTCGAGTAGCCGGCAGCCACCATATAACTGCTTTGTTGCCCGGCAGCAAATGGATTCGCCTGGAAAAAGTTGATTGGATACCCTGCTCCGGCCCCTGAATAACCGGCGTTGGTAACGCAGGGAGCGAAACTGGAACCGACTAGATTGCAGAAGTAGGGAGCCGTCCCACTTACTCCGGCCAGAACATTGGCCATTGCGCCTGCCTGGCCCGTTTGCAGGTAGGTAATAAACTGGCTGTTCGTATAATCAGCCCCGGTGGGAGACTCGCCCGCGAAGGCCGCATCGAAAATCGGCAATTGTTTCTGTCCTGGAATGCCATTGTAGGCAAACGAAGTGCCTCCATTTAAGGCCAGGTTGATCTGCGCATTTTTGAATTCGTTCAAAAATCCGTTCTCAAAGATGTTCACTTCGTTCGGATTGATGGCAATCCACTGATGCACCGTGCGGTTGCCGTTGTACCGGACCTCGATGGCGCGTGAACTTCCAATCTGCCGCTGAATGCCGAAGTTCCACGCTTCGCTGTAAGGCTGCTGGATGTGCGGATCAATTCCAGCAAAACTGAGCGAATTGGTAAAGGTAAAGTCTGACAGGGCTTCCGACTTCAGATAAGTCGCAGGAGACAGGCCGTAAGGCGGCAAGCTGCTGCCCAGCGCCAGGCTACCCGGAGAGTAGGTCCCAGCCTGTCCCGTATTGTTCGCATTCAGATAAAAGTATTGATAGAAAAATGCTCCGTAAGCAGAGGCATTGTCCCAGAAATATTGATAGGGCTCTGTAAAGCGCCGCAGATTGAAGCCTCCACGGATGACAGTGTTCCCATCCCCAAAGAGTTTTCCTAAGATTCCTTCCTTACCTTTAGGGTTCCATGCGAACCCGAATGCAGGCTGCGGACTGACGTTCCAGGGAGCATAGGCGTGTGGCTGGGCACTGATGACTGGATCCATGCTCCCTTTCAGCGACCCAGGGTTGAACAAATTGCCCACACCGGAAGGACCATACAGACCCGCAGGAGAAATGGAGTGATATGCGCCGGTCAGATCGTAATTGTCTCCGGTGAAGTCCCAACGCAGGCCATAGTTTAGGGTCAGCGTAGGCGTTACCCGCCAGGAATCTTCAAAGAACAGGCCCCACGCCTTGGACAGTTCGTCAAGGTTGTAAGCACCAATTCCCTTAAAGTAGCTGCCGGATTTCGGATCGTAAGCAAAGCTTCCGTTGACGCTGGAAATTCTTCCGGTCAGGACCGCATACAGTTGTCCGGCTTCCCCCAATGACTCACTGCTGGCGGCAGGCATCGTGGAACTGCTAAATGCCTGCAGGGCCGGGTCACCTGTAGCCAGACCCAGATAATAGTTGGGAAACCCTGCGGGCGGGTTCCAGTAATGGTCCTGCTCACGATACCAGGAAAAGCCGACGCTGAGTGTGTGCGCGCCATGCTGCCAGGTTGCGGCGTCAGAAATATTGAAAACCGGATAATACGATGTCGTGGGCAATTGATAGCATTGTCCTGACATGCTGTTCCCGTAACAGTCGTAGCCGCCAGCCCCGTAGTTGGACATGTTCCAGTACACCGTGGGCTGGGTCGCATACAGCGGCGCAGAGTTATAAGCCCATTCGCTCGCGTTATAAAGGAAGCCAACCTTGAACTGGTTAATCAGTGTGGGAGAAAGCTCCCAGTCCAGACCATAGGAAGCAACATAGCTGCGGAACCTGTTCCCCGCCGTCTGGCCTTGAAAGTCTGATCCGGGATAGTTTGGAGGGCCTGCAGCAGGATACTCGCTTTGCGTCATGTTCCATGCCAGATAAGTACGCAGCTTCTGCGTCAGCGTGTAGTCCAGCCTCGCCGTCGGATAATAATAGGTCGTTGGATTGGGAACATTCCAGCGCAGGCGATTCAGGTTTGGGTCGGAGGTACCGGCCGACTTTCCATACTGCAGGGATTGGTTGATCTTCTGCAATTGGGCTGCGATCACCGAGTTCTGTGTCGTAGGAAGATTCGGATTGGTCTGCTGCGCCAGTTGGAAAACATTGACCGTATGGCTCTGACCATCAGTGCCGGTATATGTAAAGTTGCCGTTCTGTGCCGCCTGGGTAATGTAGTCGTTATAGGCAGTGATGGTCCCCGGCTGTTTCGTCACAGCAAAGCTGCCAAAGAAAAACAGCTTGTCATGCAACACAGGACCGCCGACACTACCGCCAAAACTGTTTTTAATGAACTTGTTCTTACGCACACCTGCGGCATTGTTGGTCCAACTGTTAGCATTCAGGCCGGCATTCTGGAAATCGCCGAAAACGCTGCCATGATACTGGTTGGTCCCACGTTTGGTAACAAAGTTGATCTGCGTGCTCGACTGACCATACCCGGAGTTCAATCCGAGCTGGTCCGTCACAATGGACATTTCTTCAATGTCTTCCAGGCGCGGCGTGACTGCGGGGGCATCGTTACCTCCGAACTTCATGCGCGAAGGACTCCCCTGAATCCCATCAATATTGCTGCCCTGGTCAATCGAGGGCAGACCATTGTAGGTCCCGTTATACCCTGCAGTCAGATGCGACAAAGAGGACAGGTCCCGGTCTGCAACGGGCAGGTCCTGGATCTGCTTGAGGTCCACTACCGTCCCAATCTGGTTGGAAGTCGTTTCCATGACAGGAGTGGCGCTTTCTTGAACGGTCACCGTCTGCGTCGCCTGCCCCAGCGACAGCGTCACAGCTACAGGTGTCACCTGACCGGCATGGACCACAACCGTATCAAAAACGCGGGTGGCAAAGCCATCTTTTGAGACCGTCAATTTATAGCTGCCGATGTTCAAATTGACAAAGGTATACGTACCCCGGTCCTGACTCTCGGCCAGACGCATATCATTGGTGCCAAGGTCCACCAGCTCCAGCCGTGCTCCGGGAACTACGCTCCCACTCGGATCTAGCACCGTGATGGCGATGCTGCCCTGAGATCCACTCTGGGCGCGTGTGAAACCAACCGCACAGCAGAACAGAAACATCCAGCAAAACAGAACTCTGAAAAAGGGGCGCCCACTACGACTCCGCATACAATCCTCCAAAGCAATGCCATATTCCGCGGCGCAGCTCCAAAAAACCGGTCCATTCCAGGAAACGGTTTCCAGGCTGCCGGGGACCTCCTTCTCGCCTTTTGAACGGGATTTCGCTGCAACATCCGGGCAAGTTTGGAAGGTACTGAATTATGTATACAATTTTGAGTTTTTTGCAAGATTTATTTTTGTATATGTTGCGGCGTAAAAATTCTGCTGATACTCAGAAGGGATGTCTTTGGCCAGAAATATAAGAAAATGTTCTCTTTCTGGATTCTCCTTCTTCATTTTCAGCCCACCTCCGGTCCGCTTGGCGCGTCATACAGGCCAGACATCTGGTTTCCAGCCGATACAATGAAAGATGGAAGTTTCTCTTGGCCGTGAAAGTTAAATTCGCTTCCCGCTCTGTGTCCGGCAATCTTTGGAACAAGTCCATACTCATGGGCGTTGGTGCTGTCGCCGGGATTGTTTTTCTGCTTTTTGCCGCAATCACCACCTTTTATTACTTCAAATACAAACACATCGTGGACGAGCGGCTGGAAAAACCCTTGTTCACGAACACAGCCAGGATTTATGCAGCCCCGCGCGAGGTCCGTCCCGGACAAAAACTCACGGCATCCTTTCTGGCACAGGAGTTGCGCACGGCCGGATATAGCGAGTCTGGCGTGGGCCCTGCCTCCCCAATGGGCACTTATGAGCTTTCTGGCAGCAGCATCACCGTGCACCCGGGGCCGCAGTCCTATCACGCTCCAGACAGTGCCACGATCAGCTTCAGCGGCGGCAAAGTCAGCCAGATTACCGACGCCAGCGGTCAACCCCTTGCCGCTTATGAGCTGGAGCCGCTGCTGATTACCGGACTTTCTGACCAAAACCGCATCAAACGGCGGTTGGTGACCTATAGTGAACTACCCCGCTATCTGGTTCCCGCTGTAACAGCGATTGAAGACCGTCGTTTCTTTGAGCACGACGGCGTGGACTACTATTCCATGATTGGCTGGGCATGGCACGATCTGCGCGGAGATCGGCGTTATGTGGGTGGGGGGTCCACCTTGACCATGCAACTGGCAAAGAATGTGTTTCTCTCTCCGGAGAGGACGCTTCGCCGCAAACTGAAGCAGATTCTCATTACTTTTCAACTGGAACACCGCTTCAGCAAGCAAAAGATCTTCGAAATTTACGCAAATGACATCCCTTTAGGACAGCGCGGCAGCTTTGCCATCAACGGTTTTGGTGAAGCTGCACAGGCCTATTTTGGCAAAGACGTCAGCCAGCTCAACCTGCCAGAGTGCGCGTTGCTTGCGGGCATGATCCAGAGCCCGAGCCGCTTGAATCCATACCGGCATCCGGCCCGTGCTCTCGAACGGCGCAATGTCGTTCTGGATGCCATGGTGGAAACCGGGGCCATTACCAAAGAGCAGGCAGAACAGGCCAAGGCTACTCCGCTTAAGCTGGCCTCACAAAGTGTGGACGCGAATGAAGCTCCTTATTTTGTGGACCTTGTCCGCGACCAGATCGTACAGAAGCTAGGCGATGATCAATATAACCAGCAAGGGCTGCGCATCTACACTTCTCTAGATCCACAGCTGCAGGCCGCAGCGACAGAGGCCGTCACCGAGGGGATGAAGCGGGTAGACGAACTCATTTTGAAGCGGCACACGCATCGCGCTTCCAAGAATGGTCCGGCCACGGTGGACAGCAATATTACCTACCCGCAGGTCGCTCTGGTTGCACTGAACCCCCATACTGGACAAGTGTTGGCCCTGGTTGGCGGCCGCAATTATGGCATGAGCCAGTTTAATCATGCCGTGCAGCATCGCCCTACTGGGTCCATTTTTAAGCCTTTTGTCTATGCAGCTGCTTTCAATACCAGCCTGACCGGAGCACAGCTCACAAATAGTGATGGCGTCAGCGGCATCTTTACCCCGGTCACCATGCTGAACGACCAGCCAACTACCTACATGGTGGGCAATCAGGAATATACCCCACACAATTTTCACAACGAGCAATATGGCATGATCACTGCCGCATTTGCTCTTCAGCAATCACAAAACGTGGCCACGATTGCACTGGCACAAATGGTCGGATTCAACAATGTGGCCGCTCTGGCGCGCGATGCCGGCATCCGATCTGCCCGCGGAACGCCCTCTGTTGCGATTGGAGCTTATGATGCCACCCCTCTGGAGATGGCTGGCGCCTATACTGTGTTTGCAAATGGCGGCATCAAAATTGACCCCTGGATGCTGGCCTCTGTCCGAAGCTCTACCGGCGACGTCATCAGCGATTATTCCCCCACCAGTAAACCTGTGCTGGATCCTAGGGTGGCCTATCTAACGACGAACCTGTTGGAGAATGTCATCAACCACGGCACGGGCGCCGTGGTGCGGTCTCTGGGCTTCACCGCCCCGGCAGCCGGAAAGACCGGCACCTCGAATGATGCCTGGTTTGCCGGATATACAACGAACCTGCTCTGCATCGTCTGGGTTGGAAACGACGATTACACTGACATCAAGCTCCAGGGAATGCAGGCGGCCGCCCCGATCTGGGCAGAATTTATGAAGCGCGCCATTGCTCTGCCCCAATACTCGGATGTGACGGAATTCCCTGTTCCTGCGGGTGTCTCTCTGGTGACCCTGGACAAAAATACAAATCTGCTGGCCGACGCGGCCTGTCCTGATAACACCTACACTGTGGCGTTTCTGGACGGCACGCAGCCTACAGACACCTGCGATCATGCCAACGGAGACCAGCGCAATCTCTTTCAGAAGATTTTCGGCTTAGGAGAAAAACAGGCTTCGGTGCCATCTGTGCAGGGTCCGCCTCCTCCGGTGGTC from Pseudacidobacterium ailaaui includes these protein-coding regions:
- a CDS encoding glycoside hydrolase family 127 protein, with protein sequence MMHSISRRHFLASASSAAAAATLLSHSSLAQDAVTDVPASNRPGGYEKVFWKVRPFPMTAVRLRSGPMQRAQEINLRYILSLPNERLVHMFRVTAGLPSNAEPLGGWEDPKCELRGHFAGGHILSAYALMYASTGDQAVKTKGDALVAELAKCQKANGYLGAYPEDFYDRLRNHQKVWAPFYTYHKIMAGHVDMYVHCGNKQALQTAEKMAAWANAYVAPISDEDFQRILNVEFGGMQEVLFNLYALTGKQEYLQLAQRFTKKKFFGPLAQGQDDLAGIHANTHIPQVIGAARGYELTGEEQYHKIADYFWRECVAEHTYATGGTSNGEFWQAAGKLADQLGPAAQECCCSYNMMKLSRHVYGWSVDPRIMDYYERLLFNVRLGTQDPNGMLMYYVPLKPGFWKTFGTPFHSFWCCTGTGVEEYSKTNDSIYFHDDKDLYVNLFIGSEVDWKEKGIRLVQDTNFPEEEATTLTLRTEKPTALGLKVRVPYWAEGASIRINGKTEKTKAEPGTYAEIHRTWHDGDKVEVSLPMKLHVAPLPDDNTIQAPMYGPLVLAAEMGRDGLTQALIHGDYGPDDRKFQGYPMPEATTSAKDLTAWLEKTDGLKFQTKGQSKQVSLIPLYQVLDERYSVYWKVNTKSA
- a CDS encoding carboxypeptidase regulatory-like domain-containing protein; the protein is MFLFCCAVGFTRAQSGSQGSIAITVLDPSGSVVPGARLELVDLGTNDMRLAESQDRGTYTFVNLNIGSYKLTVSKDGFATRVFDTVVVHAGQVTPVAVTLSLGQATQTVTVQESATPVMETTSNQIGTVVDLKQIQDLPVADRDLSSLSHLTAGYNGTYNGLPSIDQGSNIDGIQGSPSRMKFGGNDAPAVTPRLEDIEEMSIVTDQLGLNSGYGQSSTQINFVTKRGTNQYHGSVFGDFQNAGLNANSWTNNAAGVRKNKFIKNSFGGSVGGPVLHDKLFFFGSFAVTKQPGTITAYNDYITQAAQNGNFTYTGTDGQSHTVNVFQLAQQTNPNLPTTQNSVIAAQLQKINQSLQYGKSAGTSDPNLNRLRWNVPNPTTYYYPTARLDYTLTQKLRTYLAWNMTQSEYPAAGPPNYPGSDFQGQTAGNRFRSYVASYGLDWELSPTLINQFKVGFLYNASEWAYNSAPLYATQPTVYWNMSNYGAGGYDCYGNSMSGQCYQLPTTSYYPVFNISDAATWQHGAHTLSVGFSWYREQDHYWNPPAGFPNYYLGLATGDPALQAFSSSTMPAASSESLGEAGQLYAVLTGRISSVNGSFAYDPKSGSYFKGIGAYNLDELSKAWGLFFEDSWRVTPTLTLNYGLRWDFTGDNYDLTGAYHSISPAGLYGPSGVGNLFNPGSLKGSMDPVISAQPHAYAPWNVSPQPAFGFAWNPKGKEGILGKLFGDGNTVIRGGFNLRRFTEPYQYFWDNASAYGAFFYQYFYLNANNTGQAGTYSPGSLALGSSLPPYGLSPATYLKSEALSDFTFTNSLSFAGIDPHIQQPYSEAWNFGIQRQIGSSRAIEVRYNGNRTVHQWIAINPNEVNIFENGFLNEFKNAQINLALNGGTSFAYNGIPGQKQLPIFDAAFAGESPTGADYTNSQFITYLQTGQAGAMANVLAGVSGTAPYFCNLVGSSFAPCVTNAGYSGAGAGYPINFFQANPFAAGQQSSYMVAAGYSNYNALQVDFRQNAWSGLQFDANYTWSHTLGTATDNEWTAGSPIYTVRNLAKSYGPALFDIHNVLHLSGTYDLPFGTGKPWLNSGSLLDRFVGNWTVGTILTFQGGLPFRLNGGNSTFNDYGDGGVQLSGVTSSQLQNAVGVHRISASENGGSGATFVDLIDKKYLASASGGANTTYLNPNTLAGTFGQIVYLHGPHTFGQDISLTKRFPIRENINFKFQGEFLNAWNHPYFGNGGGYGLAAANVQNPSFGTGYETSGPRQIELRVNVDF
- a CDS encoding PBP1A family penicillin-binding protein, with the protein product MKVKFASRSVSGNLWNKSILMGVGAVAGIVFLLFAAITTFYYFKYKHIVDERLEKPLFTNTARIYAAPREVRPGQKLTASFLAQELRTAGYSESGVGPASPMGTYELSGSSITVHPGPQSYHAPDSATISFSGGKVSQITDASGQPLAAYELEPLLITGLSDQNRIKRRLVTYSELPRYLVPAVTAIEDRRFFEHDGVDYYSMIGWAWHDLRGDRRYVGGGSTLTMQLAKNVFLSPERTLRRKLKQILITFQLEHRFSKQKIFEIYANDIPLGQRGSFAINGFGEAAQAYFGKDVSQLNLPECALLAGMIQSPSRLNPYRHPARALERRNVVLDAMVETGAITKEQAEQAKATPLKLASQSVDANEAPYFVDLVRDQIVQKLGDDQYNQQGLRIYTSLDPQLQAAATEAVTEGMKRVDELILKRHTHRASKNGPATVDSNITYPQVALVALNPHTGQVLALVGGRNYGMSQFNHAVQHRPTGSIFKPFVYAAAFNTSLTGAQLTNSDGVSGIFTPVTMLNDQPTTYMVGNQEYTPHNFHNEQYGMITAAFALQQSQNVATIALAQMVGFNNVAALARDAGIRSARGTPSVAIGAYDATPLEMAGAYTVFANGGIKIDPWMLASVRSSTGDVISDYSPTSKPVLDPRVAYLTTNLLENVINHGTGAVVRSLGFTAPAAGKTGTSNDAWFAGYTTNLLCIVWVGNDDYTDIKLQGMQAAAPIWAEFMKRAIALPQYSDVTEFPVPAGVSLVTLDKNTNLLADAACPDNTYTVAFLDGTQPTDTCDHANGDQRNLFQKIFGLGEKQASVPSVQGPPPPVVRPVAPSPNPAPGAVTAENQQQQPQEPKKKRGFFSKLFGLGKKDKTDQQQENPQ